One genomic region from Nitrospira sp. encodes:
- the htpX gene encoding protease HtpX, translating into MKWLKGIGLFLIANFLIYITLSFTANLLINVVLPAFGIDVRGVFNQQLLVWSLVIGFGGAFISLAFSKQMARAMLSCQQITQPRSHAEHVIYGSVQEIAQRLHITMPEVWVYESPDPNAFATGPSKNNSMVAVSTGLLQNLKEDEVKAVLAHEMGHVYNGDMFTTTVLAGLMNTFVYYISNFLAQLVGQPQGDREEGSAGNPFLAFVVYIFLQIVLSFLAMLVISWHSRRREFGADAFAARVYGKGAMISALEGINRWVTRAQPEYGTQDPLATFKISGKTSGFMHLFATHPPIEERIAALQQLSA; encoded by the coding sequence ATGAAGTGGCTTAAAGGTATTGGCCTGTTCCTGATTGCAAATTTTTTGATCTATATCACGCTGTCGTTCACGGCCAATCTGTTGATAAACGTGGTTCTGCCGGCGTTCGGAATCGATGTGCGGGGAGTCTTCAATCAGCAGCTATTGGTCTGGTCCTTGGTGATCGGGTTCGGTGGCGCGTTCATCAGCTTGGCATTCTCCAAGCAGATGGCGCGAGCTATGCTGAGCTGTCAGCAAATCACTCAGCCACGGTCACATGCCGAGCATGTGATTTACGGCTCCGTCCAGGAGATTGCTCAACGGCTTCACATCACCATGCCGGAGGTCTGGGTGTATGAGTCGCCGGACCCCAATGCATTTGCCACGGGCCCGAGTAAGAACAATTCGATGGTGGCTGTTTCTACCGGTCTGTTGCAGAATCTCAAAGAGGATGAGGTCAAGGCGGTTCTCGCCCACGAGATGGGACACGTCTATAACGGAGACATGTTTACGACAACCGTGCTTGCGGGATTGATGAACACGTTCGTCTACTATATCAGCAACTTCCTGGCACAACTGGTTGGGCAACCTCAGGGAGACCGAGAGGAAGGGAGTGCGGGAAATCCTTTCCTCGCCTTTGTGGTTTATATCTTCCTCCAAATTGTTTTGTCATTTCTGGCCATGCTGGTGATCAGCTGGCATTCCCGTCGGCGGGAATTTGGTGCGGACGCATTCGCCGCGCGGGTGTATGGCAAGGGCGCAATGATCTCGGCCTTGGAAGGGATCAATCGGTGGGTCACGAGAGCACAACCTGAATACGGCACGCAGGATCCCCTGGCGACTTTTAAGATCTCGGGTAAGACATCTGGATTCATGCACCTGTTCGCCACTCATCCGCCGATTGAGGAGCGGATCGCAGCCTTACAGCAACTATCGGCCTAA
- a CDS encoding cytochrome c: MKSSRMLWVSLVVLVVGAAPACSQDRGEPKGTGTVASAPAELREGEQKFNANCSTCHGMGGVGTTQGPPFLHKVYEPNHHGDAAFQRAAANGVKAHHWQFGDMPRINAVKPEDVDQITKYVRWLQKQAGIF, from the coding sequence ATGAAGTCATCACGGATGTTGTGGGTAAGCCTTGTTGTGCTGGTCGTTGGGGCGGCACCAGCGTGCAGCCAAGACAGGGGAGAACCAAAGGGAACGGGAACCGTGGCCTCTGCTCCGGCTGAGTTGCGGGAAGGGGAGCAGAAATTCAACGCCAACTGTTCAACCTGCCACGGCATGGGCGGAGTCGGAACCACCCAAGGCCCACCGTTTCTTCACAAGGTCTATGAGCCGAATCATCACGGCGACGCGGCCTTTCAGCGAGCGGCGGCCAACGGAGTCAAGGCTCATCATTGGCAGTTCGGCGATATGCCGAGGATCAATGCGGTTAAACCGGAGGATGTGGATCAAATTACCAAATACGTCCGCTGGCTCCAGAAACAAGCCGGCATTTTTTAA
- a CDS encoding phytoene/squalene synthase family protein: MALSATTATSKPELLRDLLKQVSRLFYTTLVVVPANVRDQVSLAYLFARAADTIADAELIDRSRRLGFLNRLREQFVGDQIDWTQILTIQQAMGPLQQDSAERILLERLDECFRLFLDFSSDDRRRIQRVMTTLTQGMEMDLGTFPGNSVADLTALKTLDDLDGYTYHVAGCVGEFWTSLMCAHRKALANWDIQRMSEVGVRFGKGLQLTNIVKDIAHDLQKGRCYIPEMMLAEAGLRPRDLLDQHNLPPFKPVLSKLVRLAVEHLDQGWLYTMAIPRSETRLRLACMWPILSAGESLKLVMHSPDLLNPAVKVKIPRSKVYQIMVMTTGTVACGYAGTAYWGYLRKQIV; the protein is encoded by the coding sequence ATGGCTCTCTCCGCGACGACCGCTACTTCCAAACCTGAGCTGCTTCGCGACCTTCTCAAACAGGTCTCGCGTCTATTCTACACGACATTGGTTGTCGTGCCGGCGAATGTGCGTGATCAAGTGAGTTTGGCCTATCTCTTTGCTCGGGCCGCCGATACGATTGCCGATGCGGAACTGATCGACCGATCGCGTCGTCTAGGTTTTCTCAACCGCCTCAGAGAGCAATTTGTCGGTGATCAGATCGATTGGACACAGATCCTTACGATTCAGCAGGCTATGGGGCCGCTTCAACAAGATTCGGCTGAACGAATCCTGCTCGAGCGGCTGGACGAGTGTTTCCGGCTCTTCCTCGACTTTTCGTCGGACGACCGACGTCGGATTCAGCGGGTGATGACGACCCTGACGCAAGGAATGGAAATGGATCTGGGCACGTTCCCTGGAAATTCCGTGGCGGATCTCACCGCGCTCAAGACGCTCGACGACTTAGACGGCTATACCTATCACGTAGCTGGATGTGTAGGTGAGTTCTGGACCTCCTTGATGTGTGCCCATCGGAAGGCGTTGGCGAACTGGGATATTCAACGGATGTCAGAAGTCGGGGTTCGATTTGGAAAGGGGCTGCAACTGACGAACATCGTCAAAGATATCGCCCATGATCTGCAGAAGGGTCGTTGTTACATTCCCGAAATGATGCTCGCCGAAGCGGGGCTTCGGCCTCGAGATTTATTGGATCAGCACAATCTCCCTCCTTTCAAACCTGTGCTGAGCAAACTCGTTCGTCTGGCGGTCGAGCACCTTGATCAGGGCTGGCTCTATACGATGGCGATTCCGCGTTCTGAAACCCGGTTACGGCTGGCTTGCATGTGGCCGATCCTCTCTGCCGGGGAATCGCTCAAGCTGGTCATGCATTCCCCTGATCTTTTGAATCCCGCCGTAAAAGTCAAAATTCCGCGCAGCAAGGTCTATCAGATCATGGTCATGACGACTGGCACGGTTGCCTGCGGATATGCTGGGACTGCTTACTGGGGATATTTGCGGAAGCAGATTGTGTGA
- a CDS encoding acylphosphatase, whose product MTQSVDEPPVRVRILVLGHVQGVGFRAFAARAAARLGLLGGVRNLDDGRVELDVEGRRSVLEALVRELKTGPPAAHVTKIETEWSAATGRYSNFSIWY is encoded by the coding sequence ATGACTCAATCGGTTGATGAACCGCCGGTTCGAGTACGTATCCTCGTGCTTGGTCATGTGCAGGGGGTGGGATTTCGTGCGTTTGCGGCAAGGGCAGCGGCAAGGCTTGGTCTATTAGGGGGCGTCCGCAATCTCGACGATGGTCGAGTCGAGTTGGACGTGGAGGGGAGAAGGTCAGTGCTCGAAGCACTTGTACGTGAATTGAAGACCGGTCCTCCTGCCGCCCATGTCACAAAAATTGAGACGGAGTGGAGTGCCGCGACCGGGCGGTATTCCAACTTTAGTATTTGGTATTAG
- the ald gene encoding alanine dehydrogenase translates to MVIGVPKEIKDHEYRVSLTPEGAATLCQMGHEVWLEPSAGQGSGFSDDEYRKAGATIANSKSEVFKKADLILKVKEPLLCECHLFRPGQVLFTYLHLAALPDVTKALLSSKITAIAYETTESKDGSLPILKPMSEIAGRMSVQIGARYLETIHGGRGVLLGGVPGVDPGKVVVLGAGVVGSSAIRIAVGMGAQVRVINLDVERLRYLDDQYQGRIITCAVSSATIEEAVCSADLVIGAVLIPGAKAPKVVSRSLVSRMKPGSVIVDVSVDQGGCVETTRPTTHSEPVYVVDRVVHYCVANMPGIVPRTSTYALTNATLPYLLRLASEGIEHAIHADPGLAKGVNLKDGKVTHRAVAEAHGLPFTPVL, encoded by the coding sequence ATGGTCATCGGCGTCCCAAAAGAAATCAAGGATCACGAGTATCGTGTCAGTCTTACCCCTGAAGGTGCAGCGACATTGTGTCAAATGGGGCATGAGGTCTGGCTCGAACCGTCCGCCGGACAGGGCAGTGGATTTAGCGATGACGAGTATCGCAAGGCCGGTGCCACGATTGCCAATTCGAAGAGCGAGGTATTCAAGAAAGCTGATTTGATTCTGAAGGTCAAAGAGCCGTTGCTTTGTGAGTGCCATCTGTTTCGTCCGGGCCAGGTCCTGTTCACCTACTTACATCTCGCCGCACTGCCGGATGTGACCAAGGCGCTTCTGAGTAGCAAGATTACGGCTATCGCGTATGAAACCACCGAGTCGAAAGACGGCAGTCTTCCGATACTCAAGCCGATGAGTGAAATCGCCGGGCGGATGTCTGTGCAGATCGGCGCACGGTATCTGGAGACAATCCACGGGGGGCGAGGTGTCTTGTTGGGAGGGGTTCCGGGAGTGGATCCGGGCAAGGTCGTCGTGCTTGGTGCTGGCGTAGTGGGAAGCTCGGCGATTCGCATCGCGGTCGGAATGGGAGCTCAGGTGAGGGTGATCAATTTGGATGTTGAACGGCTGCGGTATCTCGATGATCAGTACCAGGGGCGGATTATCACGTGCGCTGTGAGCTCCGCTACCATTGAAGAGGCTGTGTGCTCAGCTGATCTTGTCATCGGCGCCGTGCTGATCCCCGGCGCCAAGGCGCCCAAAGTGGTGTCGCGTTCGCTGGTCTCTCGGATGAAGCCTGGGTCGGTGATCGTGGATGTTTCGGTCGATCAGGGCGGTTGTGTTGAGACGACGAGACCGACGACTCACTCGGAGCCCGTCTATGTCGTCGATAGGGTTGTTCACTATTGTGTGGCCAATATGCCTGGAATCGTCCCTCGTACGTCAACCTATGCCCTCACCAATGCGACGTTGCCGTATCTGCTGCGACTCGCGTCGGAGGGCATAGAGCACGCGATTCACGCTGATCCGGGATTAGCCAAGGGAGTCAATCTCAAGGATGGGAAGGTTACTCATCGAGCAGTGGCGGAAGCTCACGGGTTGCCTTTTACCCCTGTCTTGTAA
- a CDS encoding TraR/DksA family transcriptional regulator, whose translation MATKTQAKKKGEAKSKSTASTDKKPQPVIAEAAAVLKATAEGETEVPVRPKETVKEREARERRQEVLHKMLIGKRQEIIKEIEESLGQSLTEDQQRRLESARDVGDQALMDLERELGISLMEMRNRRRQSIDEALTRLHEGTYGICAECGVEISEKRLQAVPFAKLCVECQSRVELLEKIEREEERD comes from the coding sequence ATGGCAACGAAAACCCAGGCGAAGAAAAAGGGCGAGGCGAAGTCGAAATCTACCGCCAGCACGGACAAGAAGCCTCAGCCGGTGATTGCAGAAGCGGCTGCGGTGCTCAAAGCGACGGCCGAGGGCGAAACAGAGGTGCCGGTGCGGCCAAAGGAGACGGTAAAAGAGCGGGAAGCACGCGAACGGCGACAGGAAGTGCTTCACAAAATGCTCATCGGTAAACGCCAAGAGATTATTAAAGAGATCGAAGAGAGCCTTGGACAGTCCCTGACCGAAGATCAGCAGCGACGCCTGGAGTCTGCGCGTGATGTCGGCGACCAAGCCTTAATGGATCTTGAGCGCGAACTCGGTATTTCCTTGATGGAGATGCGTAACCGACGACGGCAGTCGATCGACGAAGCCCTCACCCGGCTACACGAAGGGACTTACGGGATTTGTGCCGAATGTGGGGTCGAGATCAGCGAGAAACGTCTCCAGGCGGTCCCCTTCGCCAAGCTGTGTGTGGAGTGCCAATCGCGTGTGGAATTGCTGGAGAAGATCGAACGCGAAGAAGAGCGCGACTAG
- a CDS encoding cupredoxin domain-containing protein produces the protein MEVIRKSFDAFGMVGWFITALVAVVQAAEGSEPGPPTVVPISPDGVQRATVILDSYSYSPNHLVVEKGKPVELTLTSVTTITPHNFIIKDPANSLSVEQDVGAGRTVMARFVPTQPGLFPFFCDKRLWPMPSHRDKGMEGLLEVK, from the coding sequence ATGGAGGTTATTCGAAAGTCTTTTGATGCGTTTGGTATGGTGGGATGGTTCATTACTGCGCTCGTCGCAGTCGTGCAGGCCGCTGAAGGCTCAGAGCCTGGCCCACCGACTGTCGTCCCAATTTCGCCTGATGGGGTCCAGCGCGCCACGGTCATTCTTGACAGCTATTCCTATTCGCCGAACCATCTGGTTGTGGAAAAGGGGAAGCCGGTTGAGCTGACTCTGACGAGCGTCACGACCATTACGCCACATAACTTTATCATCAAAGATCCGGCCAACAGCTTGTCGGTTGAACAGGACGTCGGAGCCGGGAGGACTGTCATGGCCAGATTCGTCCCGACTCAGCCTGGCCTCTTTCCGTTCTTTTGCGATAAACGATTGTGGCCCATGCCCAGTCATCGGGACAAAGGGATGGAAGGATTACTGGAAGTCAAGTAA
- a CDS encoding (2Fe-2S) ferredoxin domain-containing protein, whose amino-acid sequence MPPFQRHIFVCTNQRPKDDPRGCCANLGSEKLHAHFKNETKRLNLKGLVRANKAGCLDHCDLGPSVVIYPEGVWYWVGTEADVTEIMERHVLKGEIVTRLLMPDHPVPERLALIKTP is encoded by the coding sequence ATGCCACCATTTCAACGTCACATCTTCGTGTGTACAAACCAGCGTCCCAAAGACGACCCGCGCGGCTGTTGTGCAAACCTAGGCTCGGAAAAACTCCACGCGCATTTCAAGAATGAAACAAAACGGTTGAATCTCAAAGGTCTTGTTCGAGCCAATAAAGCCGGCTGTCTGGACCATTGCGATCTGGGGCCCAGTGTGGTGATTTATCCTGAGGGAGTGTGGTACTGGGTCGGTACAGAAGCCGACGTCACCGAGATCATGGAACGGCATGTTCTGAAGGGCGAGATCGTCACGCGATTGCTCATGCCTGATCATCCGGTTCCGGAACGATTGGCCCTCATCAAGACGCCATAG
- a CDS encoding response regulator: MAILIVDDSPDQRLLLRSILTKAGHHDVLVADSAEAAFTALNLGGTKVSIDIDLILMDVLMPAIDGVSACRQIKQQAHLRDIPIIMVTAQNDLNNLREAFSAGAMDYINKPVNEVELLARVSSALTLKNEMDCRKEREEELRRSNEELQRALREVKVLRGLIPICASCKKIRNDGGFWQQLEEYIGEHSEAEFSHGLCQPCLKKLYPGVYQD; the protein is encoded by the coding sequence ATGGCGATCCTCATAGTTGATGACTCTCCCGACCAGCGTCTATTACTTCGGTCTATTCTGACTAAGGCCGGTCATCATGATGTTCTCGTGGCCGATTCGGCCGAGGCAGCTTTTACGGCTTTGAACCTTGGCGGCACGAAGGTATCAATTGATATCGATTTGATTCTGATGGATGTACTCATGCCTGCCATCGATGGCGTATCGGCCTGCCGACAAATCAAGCAGCAGGCTCACCTTCGAGACATTCCGATCATCATGGTGACGGCCCAGAATGATCTCAACAATCTGAGAGAAGCCTTCTCGGCCGGTGCGATGGATTACATCAACAAACCCGTGAATGAGGTGGAGTTACTCGCCCGCGTGTCCTCGGCGCTCACACTGAAGAACGAAATGGATTGCCGGAAGGAACGGGAGGAGGAGCTTCGCCGCAGCAATGAGGAACTCCAACGAGCCCTCCGCGAAGTCAAAGTGCTTCGCGGGCTGATCCCAATCTGCGCCTCCTGCAAGAAAATCCGCAATGACGGCGGGTTCTGGCAACAACTCGAAGAGTATATCGGCGAGCATTCCGAAGCTGAGTTTAGCCACGGACTCTGCCAACCCTGCCTCAAAAAGCTTTATCCTGGTGTTTATCAAGACTAG
- the queC gene encoding 7-cyano-7-deazaguanine synthase QueC, whose translation MNGQTPPRAVVLASGGLDSTVTAAVARRDGYALHLLTIAYRQRHAVEVERSRQVATALGAHQHVVIDVDLRAIGGSALTGDMSVPKHRTESERNRDVPVTYVPGRNLIFLSLAAAHAEALEASIVYFGANVIDYSGYPDCRPEFIKAVEAALQAGTKTGMQGMGIEIRAPLLRMTKAEIIRLGLTLNVPFHLTHSCYDPIGPIACGQCDSCLIRKQGFAEAGVVDPIQYAVC comes from the coding sequence ATGAACGGGCAGACTCCACCACGAGCGGTCGTTCTTGCCAGTGGAGGGTTGGACTCCACTGTTACAGCGGCCGTCGCACGGCGTGACGGGTACGCGCTGCATCTCCTCACCATTGCCTACCGACAACGTCACGCAGTGGAGGTTGAGCGGTCGAGACAGGTGGCGACGGCTCTGGGAGCTCACCAACACGTGGTGATCGACGTCGATTTGAGGGCGATCGGGGGATCGGCCCTGACCGGTGATATGTCGGTGCCGAAGCATCGGACTGAGTCTGAACGGAACCGAGATGTGCCCGTTACTTACGTGCCGGGGCGAAACCTGATTTTTCTGTCTCTGGCTGCGGCCCACGCGGAAGCGCTGGAGGCTTCAATCGTCTATTTCGGCGCAAACGTGATTGACTATTCCGGTTATCCCGACTGCCGCCCGGAATTCATCAAGGCCGTGGAAGCAGCACTTCAAGCGGGAACAAAGACAGGCATGCAGGGCATGGGTATCGAGATTCGAGCGCCGCTGCTCCGGATGACCAAGGCAGAGATCATAAGACTTGGCCTAACTTTGAATGTTCCCTTCCATCTCACGCATAGCTGTTATGACCCTATTGGACCGATCGCCTGCGGTCAGTGCGACAGCTGTCTGATTCGGAAACAAGGATTTGCGGAGGCGGGAGTTGTAGATCCGATTCAGTATGCGGTATGTTGA
- a CDS encoding GatB/YqeY domain-containing protein gives MSLSDRLTEDLKLAMKSRDQLRMDVIRMIKAAILNKEVELKRDLDDAEMSLVMTTLVKQRRESVEQFEKAQRTELAAKERKEIEIIESYLPKPLSPQEIETIVASAVAETGSRSLKDMGTVMKAVMARLAGQSIDGKQVSDLVKSKLT, from the coding sequence ATGTCGTTGTCCGACCGTCTGACCGAAGACCTCAAGCTCGCAATGAAATCACGCGATCAACTGCGCATGGATGTCATCCGTATGATCAAAGCCGCCATCCTGAACAAAGAAGTCGAACTGAAGCGGGACCTTGATGATGCGGAAATGAGCCTCGTGATGACGACCCTCGTAAAACAGCGTCGGGAATCCGTCGAACAATTTGAAAAAGCTCAACGGACGGAACTGGCTGCCAAAGAACGGAAGGAAATCGAAATTATCGAGTCGTACCTCCCCAAACCGCTTTCCCCTCAAGAGATCGAGACCATTGTCGCGTCGGCTGTCGCGGAGACCGGATCCCGCTCACTCAAAGATATGGGAACAGTCATGAAGGCAGTTATGGCCCGCCTCGCCGGACAGTCCATCGACGGCAAGCAAGTCAGCGACCTGGTGAAAAGCAAGCTCACCTGA
- a CDS encoding adenine phosphoribosyltransferase, giving the protein MTVVNYQALIREVPDFPKRGILFYDITTLLKNSAAVQSLADQLTTRYQDRGITKVVGIESRGFIFGGILASRLGAGFVPVRRPGKLPADCYEVKYSLEYGQNSLTVHRDSIEIGEHVLIVDDLLATGGTAEATVHLVRQLGGTIVGLDFLVELKSLKGRDKLTGYDVHSTITYP; this is encoded by the coding sequence GTGACCGTCGTCAACTATCAAGCTCTCATTCGAGAAGTGCCGGACTTTCCGAAGCGCGGCATTCTATTTTATGACATCACCACGCTCCTGAAGAATTCTGCCGCGGTTCAGAGCCTTGCCGACCAATTGACGACTCGGTATCAGGATCGAGGGATCACCAAGGTTGTAGGGATTGAGTCCCGGGGGTTTATTTTCGGCGGGATTCTCGCCTCGCGTCTCGGGGCCGGATTCGTCCCGGTTCGAAGGCCTGGAAAACTTCCGGCTGATTGTTATGAAGTAAAGTATAGCCTCGAGTACGGACAGAACAGCCTTACGGTGCACCGTGACTCGATCGAAATTGGAGAGCATGTGTTGATTGTCGACGACCTGTTGGCGACTGGAGGAACGGCAGAGGCGACGGTCCACCTTGTCCGTCAGCTTGGCGGTACGATTGTCGGACTCGATTTTCTGGTTGAGCTGAAGAGCTTGAAGGGACGCGATAAACTCACCGGCTACGATGTCCATTCAACCATCACCTATCCCTAG
- a CDS encoding MFS transporter codes for MTVQPVLLHSSEQVPGNHHPTSIHPHESGRRFGVRDGLFQAVAQGAGEQYLSAFALLLHATPFHLSILSAIPQLLGTWAQLVSVKVCHWFSSRASQVFWGIIGQSVAWIPILALPLLWPHQGPWLLIAAVAVYFTFTHFTSPVWNSLITDLLEPNERGMYFARRARTIAMTSFVALCLAGALLSFFEQQQLLWVGFAVMFLIAGLCRSASALLLRKVSDLPPHESSSNPTGFLVFLRTDMSENFRRFLLFSGLMHSAVLVAGPFFVIYLLQDLHLAHWQYGTWLAAGIIGQFLTLPAWGQFGDRFGNKALLSFTGLLVAFLPMLYLCGTTWVFLITVNFFGGVVWAGLGLGLNNYVFDAVQPTDRAKAVAVSSIVNAIGWSMGTVIGSWLIGTVPANLQIGALTLDPPSNLPFIFFLSGLLRLIVSATLLRTFHEPREVEQRAHHRLLWELPLLKPLRQLSRRAINTIQ; via the coding sequence ATGACGGTCCAACCAGTATTATTACATTCGTCAGAGCAGGTTCCTGGCAACCACCATCCTACTTCCATACACCCACACGAATCCGGTCGGCGATTTGGCGTTCGTGACGGGCTGTTCCAAGCCGTCGCCCAAGGCGCCGGTGAGCAGTATCTCTCGGCCTTTGCCCTGCTCCTCCACGCGACACCATTCCACTTGAGCATCCTCTCCGCCATTCCCCAACTCTTGGGCACATGGGCTCAGTTGGTTTCCGTCAAAGTTTGCCACTGGTTCTCCAGCCGAGCCTCTCAAGTTTTTTGGGGTATCATCGGGCAATCAGTCGCCTGGATCCCCATTCTTGCGCTACCGTTGCTCTGGCCTCATCAAGGACCGTGGCTGCTCATCGCAGCGGTCGCCGTGTACTTCACCTTCACGCATTTCACCTCTCCTGTATGGAATAGTCTCATCACTGACCTGCTCGAGCCCAACGAACGAGGCATGTACTTCGCCAGGCGAGCGCGGACCATTGCAATGACCAGTTTTGTTGCTCTCTGCCTGGCTGGGGCTCTATTGAGCTTTTTCGAGCAACAGCAACTCCTTTGGGTCGGCTTTGCCGTGATGTTCCTCATAGCCGGACTCTGCCGTAGCGCGTCGGCTCTCTTACTGAGGAAGGTAAGCGACTTACCACCGCATGAGTCGAGCAGCAACCCAACAGGCTTTTTGGTCTTTCTCCGTACCGACATGTCTGAAAACTTTCGCCGCTTCCTACTGTTTTCTGGGCTCATGCATTCTGCCGTGCTGGTTGCCGGTCCGTTCTTTGTCATCTACCTGCTCCAGGATCTCCATCTCGCTCATTGGCAATATGGAACCTGGCTGGCCGCCGGCATCATCGGGCAATTCCTGACTTTGCCGGCCTGGGGACAGTTCGGCGATCGCTTTGGGAATAAGGCGTTGCTCTCTTTCACCGGGCTACTCGTCGCGTTCTTGCCGATGCTGTATCTGTGCGGGACGACGTGGGTATTCCTGATCACAGTGAATTTTTTCGGAGGCGTGGTGTGGGCGGGACTCGGACTTGGACTGAACAACTATGTCTTTGATGCGGTACAGCCGACGGATCGCGCCAAGGCGGTCGCGGTTTCAAGCATCGTCAACGCCATCGGGTGGAGCATGGGAACAGTCATCGGAAGCTGGCTGATCGGCACCGTCCCAGCCAACCTGCAAATTGGGGCGTTGACTCTGGATCCTCCCTCCAATCTCCCGTTTATCTTCTTTCTGTCAGGTCTGCTTCGCTTGATCGTCTCGGCGACACTCCTCAGGACCTTTCACGAGCCTCGCGAAGTGGAACAACGCGCCCACCACCGATTGTTATGGGAACTGCCGCTGTTGAAACCCTTGCGACAACTCTCACGTCGGGCGATCAACACTATTCAGTAA
- a CDS encoding sigma-70 family RNA polymerase sigma factor, translating into MSRPHDEDSELSEARRQPVDDMDASEPASAPDQGERETGRSEGLDTLKSYLREVRRSTLLTFKQEQQLGKRVMAGDEQARQQMIESNLRLVISIGKRYMHRGFPFSDIVEEGNLGLIKAVEKFNYKRGFRFSTYASWWIRQYIERAIINQGKLVRLPVHVVERLNRYLNRVEQLVQELGREPRAAEVAVKMKMSEEEVLDLKQLVRTTCSLDSPLNDRTDTFLRDVIEDPVGLAPDETADGIRRRTELMAWVRELPEKEQTVIVSRFGLDGDEAKTLEEIGRTMGLTRERVRQIEMAALVRLRNTIERKTMTQADLL; encoded by the coding sequence ATGAGTCGACCGCATGACGAGGACTCCGAGTTGAGCGAAGCTCGAAGGCAACCCGTCGACGACATGGACGCCTCAGAACCTGCGAGCGCACCTGATCAGGGCGAACGGGAAACGGGTCGATCGGAAGGTCTTGACACCCTGAAGAGCTACTTGCGGGAGGTTCGGCGATCGACCCTGCTGACCTTCAAACAAGAACAGCAGCTGGGTAAGCGGGTCATGGCCGGCGATGAGCAAGCTCGGCAACAGATGATCGAATCGAATCTGCGACTGGTCATCAGCATCGGAAAGCGTTACATGCACCGCGGGTTTCCGTTTTCCGACATCGTGGAAGAAGGTAATTTAGGTTTGATCAAAGCCGTCGAAAAATTCAATTACAAGCGTGGGTTCCGGTTCAGCACTTATGCGTCTTGGTGGATCCGTCAGTACATCGAACGGGCGATCATTAATCAAGGCAAGCTGGTGCGGTTGCCGGTGCACGTCGTAGAGCGACTCAATCGCTATCTCAATCGTGTCGAGCAGTTGGTGCAGGAGCTTGGGCGGGAGCCGCGGGCGGCCGAAGTGGCCGTCAAGATGAAGATGTCGGAAGAAGAAGTACTAGATTTGAAACAGTTGGTGCGCACAACCTGTTCACTCGATAGCCCGCTCAACGACCGCACTGATACCTTCCTGCGCGATGTAATCGAGGATCCGGTTGGACTCGCACCCGATGAGACCGCCGACGGGATTCGGCGGAGGACGGAACTGATGGCATGGGTAAGGGAGTTGCCTGAGAAAGAGCAAACTGTTATTGTGTCACGGTTCGGGCTCGACGGAGATGAAGCGAAGACGCTCGAGGAAATCGGACGTACCATGGGGTTGACTCGTGAGCGGGTCAGGCAGATCGAGATGGCCGCGTTGGTTCGGCTTCGCAACACCATCGAGCGAAAGACTATGACACAGGCAGACTTGCTCTAA